The Sulfolobus islandicus Y.N.15.51 sequence TGTATGAAGTAGACACTTCTGGAATATGGTATGCACCAGTTGCATCAAGTGGATTAAACGGATCGCTATTCTTTATATGGACTGGTGCAACATATCAGAATGGTTATTGGACATTAGAGTTTGCTAGACCCCTTGCAGTTCCTTCGGCTTATGCAAATTGGATGCCTAATATAACAGTTGGTAAAACCTATTATGTAGCGCTTGCAGTATGGCAAGGAAAACTTGGTGAGACGTTATTCGACAAGTCTATTACGTCAAACTTCTTAACATTAGAATTAGTTACTACTCCACCTACGAGCACGACCTCCAGTACAACGCCTACCACTTCAGTTACTAATACAACTAGCGTTATTACAGTTACAAGCATACCCTCTGCTACAATATATGTTACAATAGTTGGCGTCGTGATAGCTATAATAGCACTTATAATACTTTATGTGGTGTTTAGAAGATGAAAATAGTAGATGAATTAAAAGGTAATTTAAACCTTTTTTTAATTTCACTTGGCATTTCCAGCCTTTTACAGTTTTCATTCAAACAAGCCTTTATGTTTCCCTCTATCCTACCTCTTAATATCCCTAATACAAATTTACTTCTCGTTATAGGAAATATCTCGTTCTACTTCTTCTTCGTATTTCTGTTGATAGTCAGTATAATTTTATCCTTTACAAACCTGGGGGCGTTCAGTAATAAATATTTCGGTTGAACTTCAAGCATAGTGTCAACTAAGATTGCCACGTGAATCCTTTCAATTCACGTGGCGATTTTGGGTCACTTGGGCTCATAAGGCTTATTATTATACCAAACGCTCCACACAACCTTAGCCAACTTTCTCGCCAAGGCAGTGTATAACTTCCTACCGTGAAGCTTATCCTTGTGATACTCGTAAAACCTCAATAAGGTCGGGTTCTTTGAACAGTTCATCTGCGCAAGAAAGTAGAAAAGGCTGTGCAAATACTTGTTACCCCTCCTTGAGATTCCCTTACTTACCACCGCCTTACCGCTCCTCTCCACTACCGGATCTAGACCGCAATAAGCTACGAAAGACTCAGGCTTAGGGAAGCGCCTAATATCACCTACAACGCCAATGATTATCCCTGCAGCAAGCTTCCCAACTCCCGGAATCGTCAGTAGGACGTGGTCTTCCGGTACTTGGCTCTCTATCATCTCCTTGACCTCTTTTAACTTCTCTTGCGTCTCAAAGAGGGCCTTAGCCAGTATTTTGACTTCTTCAAGTACTATTGGCGTGTATTCAAGTTGGTAGAGTACTTCTTGTGCGAAGTCTCCGCTTGCTAGTCTTTCCAATCTCTCCTTGTTTATCTTGTCGTTGTCGCTTACTAGGAATAGTGCTCTCTTTAGTCTGTTCTTTTGTTTTACTTCCATGTCCTTTAAGAACAGGTATAGAGTTACGAGTTCTCTAAGGACGTTATACTCGTACTCCTTTGCCTTGTCGACCATGTTTTCTAATTTTTCTGCGTCGTAAAAATCTGTTTTCTTTTCCCTGAAGTCCTTTTCCCTTGATAGCACGTTTGGGCTTACTTGTAGTACTCTTACCCCTCTCTCCTTGAAGTATTGGGAAGGCTTTATTGAGTATACTCCGGTGGGCTCTAGGACTATCGTGCAAGGCTTCATATCGAGGATTTTCTCATAGCCTTTTAGGTTGTTCTCGTATTTTCCTCCCCTGCTCGTGATTAAATTATCTTTTGACACGTCTATTCCTAGGACCCCTACCTCCTTGTCACACCTATATGGGTGGATTTTCCCACAATGTTCAGTCCGACAGTAGGGGTCGGTCACGCCGGAAACCGAAGACTTAGCTTCAGAAATACTACCGACCATACTCCCAACCCTAGGAGTATTACTCTTTACTCTCTAGAGCTAATAAAACCTATATAGGGTTAAGGGAGCGGAAAGCCTCGCCCCTTCTCGGTAGACCCAAAATCATATTAGAAAAAATATTTCTGATAGGATAATATCGAATTTATAAAAGATAAAGAAATTTATAAGAGTATAAAGAATTCAATTGAAGAAAGGGTTTAAGGTGAGGGAGATTGAGTATTACCACGTGAGTTAGTGAGATGGTAACACCCGGTCTCCCTCACCAAAATAACATTCAACAAATAGGATATAAATTACTTTCCATGCTGAACTTCAAGGGAAAGAAAGGGGAAGAGGTGGCGAGAACCCTCATCTCAGCGTGTTTATGGAACGATTCGGTGGAAAGCAAGTCGAGGGCTTATGGCGTGTCCCCACAGACCGTGAGGAATTACGTGGAGGAGCAAGGGGTGGAAGTTATTGAGAAACTCTTGGAAAGCGCCAGGAAGATATCCTTGAAGGTACTGAAGGGAGTCAAGGAGATAGACGTCTCAATAGACTGGACAACCAAGACGTGGTACGGGAGACCGGTGGGAGGGCTCGGGAGTTCGGAGGAGGGAAACTCTTGGAACTACGCAACTGCGACGACAAAGTTTAATGGGAAAGTGCTCCTACTGGCCTTCATCACTCAAGTCAAGGGGATGACTAAGGAAGAGATCGTGAAGGCCCTCGTGGAGCAAGTCGTCGCGATGGGGTTCAAGATAAGGTTGATAACTCTTGACGCTGGTTTCTATACTGTTGATGTGCTCAACTTCATTTCACAGTTTAAGTATATAGTTGCTGTGCCTGTTGGGGATGTTAAGGTTTATGAGGAGTTTGACGGGGATTACACAACTAATAGTAAGAGGCATAGGAGGGATGAGCAGGTCAAGTTCAGGCTTCTCGTGTATAGCAAGGAAAAAGTGAGGAGAAAGAAGAAGAGTCTTGTTTATTTTGCTAGGGCTACTAACCTAGACCTATCCAAGAGGGAAGTGTTGGATTTGTACAATAAGGTAAGAGGTCCCATAGAGACCTCTTACCGGAACATCAAGGCTTTTCTTCCATTTACTAGTTCTACTAAGTTCGTCTTCCGCACGTTGATCTTCGTGCTGGCCGTGGCCTTCTACTCCCTGTACACCGTGTTCAAGGGGGAGGTGAGGAGGGAGCAGTTCAGGATACTCCTAATACTCTTGTTTTCTGATGATTTATTCTATCTAAAAGATTTTCTATTTAAATCAATAGAACCGCTTATTAATAATATAGATTTATTTTCAAGGAGGTGATTTTGGGTCTACCGTTCTAGGGCAGAGAGGAAGTCAGTTTCGCTTTAGATATCTGATTTTTGAGGGGTCTTTTATTAAGAGTCTATAATAGATATCAATGAAAGTTGCAGTCCAGTCAAAACTTTCTGACCCTATATATTTTTTCTTAATCTTTTTCGCTTTTACAAATTTTTTCTCAACTAACAATATCTCTGTTGTACGGTTGTACTTATCTTTAGCGTGAATTTCATACACCCCTTTTTTCAGACTGAACGTGCACGGCTGCCAATTTACGCCGTTTAACGAATACTCGACATATATTGACACATATTCCTCACCAGGTATAATATGTGCGGTGTTCTGCCCTATGAATTTCTGTCTATAAATCACGCCCTCCTTCGGCTCCCATATACCCACCAGTTTCTTTAGGATCCTTAGCATATCATGTTTATTAGAAACTGCTTTGTTGATCTCTTCAATTTATTTCATAAGCATGATATGATACACTGAGAATTTTTCAGTAATTAATATTTATTTCAACGTTATTCGCAAGCTCACACCCTAATACCCGGAGCTCTACCAACTAAAGAATTAGCCAAGTGGACCATCCATGCATAAGCCCAGAACTTGAGCTTAGCCTCAACCACTTGTCCTAAAAAACTCCTACGGGGCAATCCACGCAAAACAAGAGAACGAATAAAACCAAGTATTACAAGAGAAAAGGAAATAAACAAGTAAGGAGAAAAACAACATAAGCTCATAGAAAACATGGGGATAAAACCCCATCTACAAGGCTAGCTGTGAAGCCCCTAGAACGATCTAACAAGAGGGGATAAAAACCCCCGAGTAGGAGGTTGTAACAAAATACTCTAGGGGCTGAAACACTTAACACTATGCAAAGAAAACAAGGTATTATGAGAACAAAAAATATCTCGAGAAACGCGTAATACACAAGCATGGAATTAAAAGTTACAAACAAGGCCTTCGCAATTGATATTTCACAAAGCAAACTAACAGCAGCAAAGGGAGAACTAGTAGTAGAACAAGAAAAATCAGCAGTATACGTCAAGGAGGTAAAGGAATTCAACCACGACAACGAGGGAATAGAGGAACTAATTAAATTCCTAGGAGAATATAAGGAAGGAATAATAGAGGCAACTGGAATATATTACTTCTACCTACACGAAAAACTAACGGAAAAAGGATACAAGGTAACAGTAATAAACCCACTACACCTAACAGAAATACTAGGGAAAAAGACAGACAAACTCGACGCACAAAGGTTACTAGTAGCACACATGACCGGAGTAATCAAGGGATCATACATACCAACAGGAGAAATAATGGAGCTAAGAGAACTAACGAGATATAGGGAAAGCTTAGTAGAGAAGACAACACAAGTAAAGAACGAGATAAGGAAAATATTAGAATTCGCGGGATATAAAATACAACCATTCGACAAGAAGGGAAGAAAACTACTTGAAAAGCTAGTAAAGGGGGAGGGACTAAGCAAGGAAGAGAAGGAGGAACTAAAAGAAAAACTAGGGAGAAACTTAAACGACGCGGAAAAACTAGCGTTAAAACAATTAGTTGAACTGTTAAAAAACTTGGAGAAAATGATTAAGGAGGTTGAGGATATGATAATTTCCAAGATTCCAAAACCAGTAATTGAGTTGAGTAAGATCCCCGGAATTGGTTTGATTAGTGCTGCAACTATTTACGCTGAGTTCGGTGATGTTTCCCGTTTTTCCAGTTCTAAGGCTGCTAGGGCTTATGCAAGCTTTGCACCCAAAACTAAGCAGAGTGGTGATAGCGAGTCTCACTCCGGTATGATTAGGGGTAATAAGTATTTGCGTAGAGCTCTCTACTTGGTTGCCAAGGTTGCTAGGGGTCTTGAGCCTTTTAAAGGGTATTATGAGAGGCTTATTGCTAGGGGGAAGAGTGTTACTCAAGCTACTTGTGCTCTTGCCGGAAAGCTTGCAAGCATTTGTTATCATGTTATAAAGGACGGTGTTTACAAGGGAGTTGTCAAGAAGAGTTTTAGGATTCCTAGGGGTAAGGAAGTTAATGTCAAGGACTTCGACGTGGGAGACGCGCTAGACTCGTTATCCCCATAGGTTTGTTAGAGGCGTCAGCATGTAGTGCCTTGTAGCCCTAACAGATTCCCCAAAAGTACGCTTCACAGCATAGAACAAGGACTCAATCCTCCACCTAACACCATAACCCTTCTCCTCCCTCCAACGATTATAACCCAACTTCTTGAACTCCCTTACAGCCTAGCAGGATGGCCACGCCTAGTAGAAGCGTTCTTCCTAGGTGGGACAACAACCTCAACCCCAGTCTTGTAAATTGACATCATAAGCCTTATCCTCATAAAACCTTCTTTCCCTTATCTTGTAAATCCTTAACCGTCTTAACTGCAGTCTGAACCTCGTTGCTGGTTACTTCAGCGTTTATTACGTTGAATTGGTCCTTATCCATTACTATTTCGATCTTGAGGAATTTTGAGTCCTTGGTTTTACCCCATTTTGCAATTGTCCTCCTTTGTTTGTGCTTATTCCCGTTGCGTCTGCTTCTAGTTGGTCATTTGCCTCTGGGAATTTTATGTTCATGTTTCTTACTCTTTCCCATATTGTTGAGTAGTCTAGGCTTGATGATTTTCAGTCTTTCTAGTGCTCTCAATACTCCTTCTATATAAGGTAGGAAGATGTGGAGGAATGCTAGGAATTCGTTGAACTCCTTTGGTGCCTTGTAGGTTTTCTTGGCATGCCTATTCTCCTCTGCTAGTTAACCAGTGTTGGAAGACGTAGAAGGGGAACATTAGGGTATATCTCGTTATAACGTTCTCGTCGTACTTGTGCCAATCCCTCTTGTACTTACTCTTTCCCATGGGTAATACTCGGTATAATTATTTATAAATTTTTGTATAATTCTGAAGTAGCCCACAAAGCAATTAGAAACAAAATATTTAAATCATGTCTACTTTAAAAGCGCTTCTTTCACATTCCCGTACTGGTCTACGAACACTAAGTGTTTGCCGTTGACGCTAAGAATTTTTTTCGCGTTCACTGTACCGTTTATCGTGTTGAGTTTGATCGTTTCGTTATTATCTCCAATCATTTCGATATCGTTTTGTTTGCGCGAAAAGAACATCATAATTAAAATAAGGTGTTGAGGAAAAAATGATTTTTTGTTAGAATGGGGATTCTAATAAACGCGGTGGCAGTTAATCCTACTCGAATCCCCTATAGCACGCGTGGTTTCCGACAATTTAAAAATTGTTACTTAGCCATTCGGCGTATTTTCTGTAATGCTCTTTTGCTATTCCGAAAAGCGAAACGTAATGTTGCGTTAGTACGCGGGTAGGCTTACGCCCCTGAATAAAATCGATAATGTCGAGAGGAATCCCGAGTTCTGCCATTTTTGTGGCCACAAATTTCCTAAAGTATTTAGGCGGTACTAAGCCCAATTTCTTTGTGTATTTATCTATGTAAGACTTAGAGACCTTAACCCTCCGCAATTGGGTCAAGTGAAACGCATAGAATGAACCTTTCTGACCCCTGACCCAATTAATTTCGTATGCACATATACCGTTTTCACACCTATCACGTGTACTATCGTAATCATTAAGTATCTTTAATGCCTCACTTTCCCTTATCCCGCTCTCTAAGAGTAAACTATATAGTAAATATAAATTAGGATATTGTTTAGCCCTCTCTAATGTTTGCCTAATTTCGTCAAGTGAAGGGATGCGTAAGTCTGCTTTAGTCTTCTTAATTTTTAGAGTTTCGGGCGGGTCTCTGTTTAGCACGAATTTGTAGAAATTACGCCATGCCTTAATGCAGTTATTTGAGTCCTTCTTATTTTGCTTAATGCAATTAATATATTTCCTTATTGTATCCTTAGAGATATTTTTATCTTTTAACGCTATTTCGAATTTCATTATATTATTTGCTGTTATTTCAGAGTTGTTAACAAACGTTTCTACATAGCCGTTTGTGATAACTTCTTTCAATTCATCATAATTAGCATTGGGGGTCTTAGGGGTGTCCCCCCTAATGCGGGCCTCTCTGAACCCCTCCTAGTCCTCGTTAATAACTACGTAAAGGCAATACGTTTCACCCTATTCTGGTTGAAGGAAAATGTCCCGAACCCAGACGAGAAGGGAGTGTTAGGAAAAGTCCACGAGGAGTTATACAAGAGGTTAAGGGAGGAGTACAATCTACCTTCAAAGGTTGCCGAGGATTGTTATAGGGATGCCCTCTCAGTGTACAAGGGATGGTATAATAATCCTAGAAGAGGGCGTTTTCCTAGAGTATATAGGCCAACTGTTTGGCTAACTCCTAAAGCTAGCTATAATGTGGATTTTGAAGCAATGACTGTTAGGATTGCAAGTGTTGGTGATCTTCAAATTCTGGGTTATCCTAGGAACTTAGGGGAGTATGCAAACTGGAGGATGAAGGAGGCTAGGTTAGTAGTTAGGGGTGATAAGGCTTTTCTAAAAGTGGTTTTTGAGAAACCGTTGGAGAAGGTCGAAGTAAAGGAAAGTGTTGCTGTTGATATTAATATGAGTGAGATTGTTGTAGGAAAGGATGATATTAGCTACGTTAGGATTCCAACTCGTTTGAACGAGGTTCATCACTGGAAGTCTTTAGCTGAAAGCCTACAAAGGAAGTATCCAAGGATATGGAAAGAGAATAAGAGGATCTTGTATAGGATTCATTCCTTCCACCTAAAGGCTAGGAGGATTTCGCTAGGAAGGTTGGGAAGTGGGTTGTTGAAATTGCTAGGGATTTTGGTGCCAATGTTGTTAAGTTGGAGAGTCTCAAGAACCTTGTCAAGAATGTAGATAGACTGCCAAGAGAGTTTAGGGATAAACTCTACTTGATGCAGTATCGTAGGATTCAATATTGGATTGTTTGGCAGGCTAAGAAACACGGTATTCTAGTTCAATATGTTAACCCTAGTTATTCTTCTGTTTCATGTCCTAAGTGTGGTAAAAGGATGGAAGAAAGGGGATATCGTTGGTTTAGGTGTTCATGCGGTTATGAGAATGATCGTGATGTTATTGCAGTTATGAATTTAAACGGGAGGGGGTCTCTGGCCCTCTCGTCTGCCTACCAGATGAGAGATGTAAACCCGAATTGATGGTGGGAACTATGAACCCTCTGGGAGGGGAACCATCGCCCTTCCAGGGCGGTGAGAAAGTCAGTTATAAGTCATTAATACCCTTGACAGTTATATTGCTAGTCTCACCCTTTATTACATTAATACCTAACTACGAGAACACTTTCTTGCTATATTCTCTCGAAATGGCCATCTTATATTAGGATTAGCAAGCACTATTGAAGGCTTAATTAAATCCTCGTTATTATCAATTCTCTTAATTCCTACGTTAATCTTAGTAAATCTTGGAATATTTGCATCAATACTTCTTAGTATATTTCATGACGCATTATTTATAAGCTACCTCAGAGTTTATTTAATTTCTATTGCGGGGGTATTTGGCATTTGTAATATTATGGGGCAAAATTAAATCCTTTAGAAATTACATAGCTATTTCAGTTGGCCTCCTTTCAATTATACCATTTTTATTTTTTGAAAATATGATAAGCCAAAATAGGTACTTGGAAATTTTAATGAATATGATATTGCCCGCAACTCTGGGAATAAACTTGTATAATCCTTATCATATTACTCTCTTAGTGATCGCATTAGGTTTAAGTATAATGGGTATTGTTACATCCTTAATAAAGGGTAATGCTGGTGCAAGTGTTGGATATTTTTTGATAATAACTACTGTTTTTCTTGGAATTGATGGTTTCTCGTTATTAATATATATGCTAACTCCAATAATTGGTTTCTTAGTAATTACTTCTGGTGAAATTGAAAGTAAAAAGCGTTTAATTGATATCATAAGTCCAACGAGAAATGGATAAAAGCTATATTTTACTGTTTATTTTTTGTGATTCAAAATGATTAGATTTAAGTCAGATAAAGAAGATAAGCCTATCTTAGACTACTCTAACCTAACATTTATTAGAAAATTAACGAGCAAAATGAGAGATCCTAAGACAAAATTTGATACAAAAGAATTTGTAAATAAGGGTGAAGACTATTTATTCAACTATACAAATAAGAACGTTGGAAGTGTTGACGAAAAAAGACGAAAATTTCTCAAATCATTAATCTTTGGGATAGCGGCTGCTGCGGTAGTTGGTGTTATACCGGGACTTAAAGTATTGGTTCCACCAACAGTTACAGTTACTACTGGTTTCCCTAAGTCGTTATTGGTAGACTCTTCTGGAAATCCAATTAAAGCATCGCAAATTCCAGTTAATAGTCCATTTATAGTTATATTTGAGTATCCAATGACAGGTGAACCAAACTTTTTAATAAATCTAGGTGATTCCTCAGGGAAACCAGTAGAGATTCCTTCTACAACTGTAGAAGTTCCTCAAAATGGTAAAACCTATACTTTTCCTGGGGGTGTCGGACCTAATAAGTCAATAGTAGCATATTCTGCTATTTGCCAACACTTAGGATGTACTCCGCCTTATATTCACTTTTTCCCTCCACAATATGTAGGTCCTTCCCAGTTAACTGCATCTGAACCAGATCAGCTAACGGCGGCAGCATTATTAGCAGCTAAACAAGCGAAGGTCCCTGCATTAATACATTGTGATTGTCACGGTTCTACTTATGACCCTTATCATGGTGCCTCAGTACTAACGGGACCAACGGTTAGACCATTACCAGCAGTGATATTAGAATGGGATTCATCAACTGATTACTTATATGCCATAGGTGCAGTTGGTGTAGCAACTTATCCGAACGGAAGTAACGGGGTACCTACAGATAATCCTACTGACGATTTAAGCTCAAGTTTCGGTAGCTCTGTTAGTGATAAGACAACAGTGCAAGAAACTGAGAATCCTTTTTCATCATAAGTCCAACGTTTAATACTTTTTACCTCTTTTCCTTAATTTATTCTTATGAGATCTAAATTATCAGATTGGTTTAAGGAGAGACTAGGATTAGATGACTTACCCTTCTTCAAAACACCAGATTATATGTACAAGGTAGACTATTGGCTAGGTGCATTAGTTGCGTCTGCGTTCATTTATACCGTAATAACTGGGCTTATCCTTTTGTTATATTATAATGCCCAAGCTGGATACAATTCAACGGAGTTCGTTATAAATAGCGTACCATACGGTTCAGTTGTGCTTTACAGTCATTTATATGGGGCATATGCCATGATAATCCTAGCCTATGTTCACATGTTTAGGAATTATTTTGCTGGAGCGTATAAGAAGCCTAGAGAATTGTTATGGATAATTGGAGTTATAATGCTAATACTTACTCTGGGCACTGCGTTTTTAGGATATAGTTTAATAGGTGATGCATTGGCAACTAGTGCTGTGGATGTAGGAGAGGGTATAATTAGTAGTATACCGGGCCTTTCCATCTTCATTCCGTTACTATTTGGGAATTACGATGCTGGAGATTACGGTAGGGTATTAGCATGGCACATAATATTTACCGCGTTAATAGGCTTGTTATTCGTCTTCCACTTCTTCATGGCCGAACATTATGGCATGATGCCCTCCAGGAAAGTTAAGGATAAAGTACCAGCAGTATATACAAAAGAAGAGTGGCAGAAATTCAATCCGTGGTGGCCTAGGAATTTCGTTTACATGATGTCCTTAATATTCTTGAGCTGGGGATTCATTCTCATAATACCAAATGCCTTAGCATACATTAATGGATTACCGCAACAATTGAATCCATTCTTAAATCCGAAACCAGCTCCCCCACCAAACAGTCCAGCTGCAGCGCATATAACAACTTATCCACCATGGTTCTTCCTGTTCTTATATAAGATAGCGGACTTTACAAGTGATGTAGTAATATTCTTATTTATTGGTGTAATTATTCCACTAATATATCTTATCATAGTGCCATTCTTGGATAGGATAGAATACTTACACCCGTTAAAGAGGAAAGTGTTTGTAGGGATAGGTATTCTAATGTTAACTTACTTAATACAAACAACCATATGGGGTGACCTAACACCTGGCGTAGAGATTCCAGTTAGTCAACAAGTTTTAGTATATTTACCACCGGCAATAATAGTAGCTTTAGGGCTTGCTGCGATCAAACCAAAAACGGATAACAAAGGGAATATAAAAGGGACAATAAGTCCCATAACAGCTCTGGCATTTGTTTTAGTTTCATCTCTGTTTGTTATAGCTGGAATCGAGCTACTAGCTAATCCTACAATTTTAACGGTTGGAGTATTTATCTCTCTTGCAGGAATATTTATACTAACTACTAAAAAGATCGCACCTATAGCATTAAAGGCGGAACAAAGAAGCGAGAATATGACAATAAGTGAAGAAAGAGTACCAGAGTGGAAAAAGAAACTGGCTGAAGGCTTAGTAGCAGTGCTATTCATTTATGCAATAATATTAGCAGCACAAATATGGACAATACCAGCTACTGGATACTTCTCTAATTTATTCGGTATAGATTTAGGACTAATCTTTCTAATGCTAGGTGAAGGCATTTCCCTATATCATTATGTGGTATATAGGAAATAAGGTGTGTCCTTTATGATTAATGTTGGTTTTTATTATAAGGTTAAGATAGGTTTCGAGAAGGATTTTGAGGATAAGTTTAGGGAGGTTTTGAGTTATTTGAGGGCTAATGCTGATGGTTTTATTGATGCAAAACTTTACAAGAGTGTTGATGAACCATCGGAGTATTTGATTTATAGTGTTTGGAGAGATTTGGATTCGTTTAAGAAATTCATTTCCAGTGATGCGTATAGGAGTACTGTAAATTACGGTAAGAGTATTATTGAGAGTAGGCCAACACATAGAATACTACAAGAAATAAACGAATGAAAGGTAAGATTTTTGATTCTCACTTTCTATGTCAAAAGAAGCTTTATTTAATATAAGTGTTTAAGCATAGAGAATTCAAATATAAAGTTTATTAATATAAATAACACATATTAACATATGGCAGAAATAGACAAAATATTAAAAAATCTTAGTATGGGAGAGTTAAAGT is a genomic window containing:
- a CDS encoding ISH3-like element ISSis6 family transposase, encoding MVTPGLPHQNNIQQIGYKLLSMLNFKGKKGEEVARTLISACLWNDSVESKSRAYGVSPQTVRNYVEEQGVEVIEKLLESARKISLKVLKGVKEIDVSIDWTTKTWYGRPVGGLGSSEEGNSWNYATATTKFNGKVLLLAFITQVKGMTKEEIVKALVEQVVAMGFKIRLITLDAGFYTVDVLNFISQFKYIVAVPVGDVKVYEEFDGDYTTNSKRHRRDEQVKFRLLVYSKEKVRRKKKSLVYFARATNLDLSKREVLDLYNKVRGPIETSYRNIKAFLPFTSSTKFVFRTLIFVLAVAFYSLYTVFKGEVRREQFRILLILLFSDDLFYLKDFLFKSIEPLINNIDLFSRR
- a CDS encoding antibiotic biosynthesis monooxygenase family protein; the encoded protein is MINVGFYYKVKIGFEKDFEDKFREVLSYLRANADGFIDAKLYKSVDEPSEYLIYSVWRDLDSFKKFISSDAYRSTVNYGKSIIESRPTHRILQEINE
- the soxC gene encoding proton pump complex cytochrome B SoxC, with product MRSKLSDWFKERLGLDDLPFFKTPDYMYKVDYWLGALVASAFIYTVITGLILLLYYNAQAGYNSTEFVINSVPYGSVVLYSHLYGAYAMIILAYVHMFRNYFAGAYKKPRELLWIIGVIMLILTLGTAFLGYSLIGDALATSAVDVGEGIISSIPGLSIFIPLLFGNYDAGDYGRVLAWHIIFTALIGLLFVFHFFMAEHYGMMPSRKVKDKVPAVYTKEEWQKFNPWWPRNFVYMMSLIFLSWGFILIIPNALAYINGLPQQLNPFLNPKPAPPPNSPAAAHITTYPPWFFLFLYKIADFTSDVVIFLFIGVIIPLIYLIIVPFLDRIEYLHPLKRKVFVGIGILMLTYLIQTTIWGDLTPGVEIPVSQQVLVYLPPAIIVALGLAAIKPKTDNKGNIKGTISPITALAFVLVSSLFVIAGIELLANPTILTVGVFISLAGIFILTTKKIAPIALKAEQRSENMTISEERVPEWKKKLAEGLVAVLFIYAIILAAQIWTIPATGYFSNLFGIDLGLIFLMLGEGISLYHYVVYRK
- the soxL2 gene encoding Rieske iron-sulfur protein SoxL2, whose protein sequence is MIRFKSDKEDKPILDYSNLTFIRKLTSKMRDPKTKFDTKEFVNKGEDYLFNYTNKNVGSVDEKRRKFLKSLIFGIAAAAVVGVIPGLKVLVPPTVTVTTGFPKSLLVDSSGNPIKASQIPVNSPFIVIFEYPMTGEPNFLINLGDSSGKPVEIPSTTVEVPQNGKTYTFPGGVGPNKSIVAYSAICQHLGCTPPYIHFFPPQYVGPSQLTASEPDQLTAAALLAAKQAKVPALIHCDCHGSTYDPYHGASVLTGPTVRPLPAVILEWDSSTDYLYAIGAVGVATYPNGSNGVPTDNPTDDLSSSFGSSVSDKTTVQETENPFSS
- a CDS encoding IS110 family RNA-guided transposase, which encodes MVGSISEAKSSVSGVTDPYCRTEHCGKIHPYRCDKEVGVLGIDVSKDNLITSRGGKYENNLKGYEKILDMKPCTIVLEPTGVYSIKPSQYFKERGVRVLQVSPNVLSREKDFREKKTDFYDAEKLENMVDKAKEYEYNVLRELVTLYLFLKDMEVKQKNRLKRALFLVSDNDKINKERLERLASGDFAQEVLYQLEYTPIVLEEVKILAKALFETQEKLKEVKEMIESQVPEDHVLLTIPGVGKLAAGIIIGVVGDIRRFPKPESFVAYCGLDPVVERSGKAVVSKGISRRGNKYLHSLFYFLAQMNCSKNPTLLRFYEYHKDKLHGRKLYTALARKLAKVVWSVWYNNKPYEPK
- a CDS encoding IS110 family RNA-guided transposase, translating into MELKVTNKAFAIDISQSKLTAAKGELVVEQEKSAVYVKEVKEFNHDNEGIEELIKFLGEYKEGIIEATGIYYFYLHEKLTEKGYKVTVINPLHLTEILGKKTDKLDAQRLLVAHMTGVIKGSYIPTGEIMELRELTRYRESLVEKTTQVKNEIRKILEFAGYKIQPFDKKGRKLLEKLVKGEGLSKEEKEELKEKLGRNLNDAEKLALKQLVELLKNLEKMIKEVEDMIISKIPKPVIELSKIPGIGLISAATIYAEFGDVSRFSSSKAARAYASFAPKTKQSGDSESHSGMIRGNKYLRRALYLVAKVARGLEPFKGYYERLIARGKSVTQATCALAGKLASICYHVIKDGVYKGVVKKSFRIPRGKEVNVKDFDVGDALDSLSP
- a CDS encoding integrase, which gives rise to MKEVITNGYVETFVNNSEITANNIMKFEIALKDKNISKDTIRKYINCIKQNKKDSNNCIKAWRNFYKFVLNRDPPETLKIKKTKADLRIPSLDEIRQTLERAKQYPNLYLLYSLLLESGIRESEALKILNDYDSTRDRCENGICAYEINWVRGQKGSFYAFHLTQLRRVKVSKSYIDKYTKKLGLVPPKYFRKFVATKMAELGIPLDIIDFIQGRKPTRVLTQHYVSLFGIAKEHYRKYAEWLSNNF